Proteins found in one Neodiprion lecontei isolate iyNeoLeco1 chromosome 6, iyNeoLeco1.1, whole genome shotgun sequence genomic segment:
- the LOC124295217 gene encoding uncharacterized protein LOC124295217, with the protein MGDQQILVGHKKPSEVQKTYFGQKPVTPKKVKVLPQCTLKDMIYKALETSSNLRGIRPRDIKKFIDVKYNISLDSQHILKAIQAGITNGEILQIKRNGSKVPVRRYRLSKYTKPKVHCAAQKNKTPVPSVKSINFNEQRKNKTTDTEAMDKMIFGEIKMENDEELELAQIVDRNVYLVDNWSEIDSLKYVQPVNAQKPKPINRIINAQPANDQRLESKVQIKNSSRLFNTGSNAIDAAEIDSMISHALHSPPNSSGILLNEIVEFLGKHYGIDEQRSLPYIQGYLKYSVKKGVLFKNGNRYKKTRTVGKIDSYTSTQKHAESNIVDVTTNRETGAYNHLSINAVNFPANAVYLPEFKLEPEDREIESRSEPLLDGKELQLVRTNNVIQSNEKKRRAANITKCKFQVKSKNLPAKHCVSTIEPMKKRSLTGIAAQCNIQLGKKKLEQFTGVNIMSAQFIEVEDLFIKQELADEEANEESSTSFGEHGTRVENWIQQGYSNFRIEQASSYNGTYKQSVNKSRSTGYDDFQIYRVQQQKKNTAKSLSEMSEKPLFTREMLEMISNFNPHSISKESMFSIDEIREYISWCPMSFVDNQDASMADLFWKQVELENNVSCLRLTSNEVTSSDSLDCRACGFQLKFGVSYCNTCLLQVENTMRNCNICHLICNRGDVFYKHFIWEHTPLLHEINQVPPSPAIDNIQKLLNTLVKNNLFRCRLCAFSTNRIQVFDVHLIDYHTLKQTVFPQLPEVSEPENVFIFRDEVTNTCCHKCKECDFMCNRREFMVQHILDGHIIGEDESYEDWFFRISNYEERMINQKPRRDAADLKIYSGLCDVCGKFFNNVLHHIERHRLNFKQNNIQDRDNTVLNTVKESTSFTNGVLTYSKQPRKKKKSLNPVLCYICGKILCGTHTFHQHMRIHTTVMYDCNVCGKQFNRQSNLITHRRVHTREKPFECDICKMVFGYKCSIKGHIENVHSETVK; encoded by the coding sequence ATGGGTGATCAGCAGATACTTGTCGGACATAAAAAACCCTCAGAGGTACAAAAAACTTACTTTGGACAAAAACCAGTTACTcctaaaaaagtaaaagtcCTTCCTCAGTGTACTCTCAAAGATATGATATACAAAGCCTTGGAGACATCATCTAATCTCAGAGGAATCAGACCCAGGGATATAAAGAAATTTATCGATGTAAAATACAATATAAGCCTTGACTCTCAGCATATTCTCAAGGCTATACAAGCAGGCATTACtaatggtgaaattttacaaataaaaagaaatggaTCAAAAGTTCCTGTCAGACGCTACAGATTATCGAAATACACAAAACCAAAAGTTCATTGTGCAGCACAGAAGAATAAGACCCCGGTACCCTCAGTGAAATctataaatttcaatgaacaaagaaaaaacaaaacaactgATACTGAAGCCATGGATAAAATGATATTcggtgaaattaaaatggaGAACGATGAAGAATTGGAACTGGCTCAAATTGTTGATCGCAATGTTTATTTGGTAGACAATTGGTCTGAAATTGACTCGCTAAAATATGTACAACCTGTAAATGCTCAGAAACCAAAACCCATTAATCGGATAATAAATGCACAGCCTGCTAATGATCAGAGACTGGAATCAAAAGTCCAGATAAAAAATAGCAGCAGATTATTCAACACAGGTTCAAATGCTATCGACGCAGCTGAAATAGATTCTATGATATCACATGCTTTGCATTCGCCGCCAAATTCAAGCGGCATTCTCCTTAACGAGATAGTTGAATTTCTCGGCAAACATTATGGTATTGATGAACAGCGTTCATTACCGTACATTCAGGGGTATCTGAAATACAGCGTTAAGAAAGGAGTTCTGTTCAAAAACGGCAATAGGTATAAAAAGACTCGCACTGTGGGCAAGATTGATTCATACACATCTACACAAAAACATGCTGAAAGCAATATCGTCGATGTAACCACAAATCGAGAAACAGGTGCTTATAATCATCTGTCAATTAATGCAGTAAATTTTCCTGCAAATGCCGTTTATTTACCAGAATTTAAATTAGAACCAGAAGACAGAGAAATCGAATCACGTTCAGAACCATTATTGGATGGCAAAGAATTGCAACTAGTTAGGACTAATAATGTTATCcagtcaaatgaaaaaaaaaggagggcagcaaatattacaaaatgcaaatttcaggtgaaaagtAAGAATTTGCCCGCAAAACATTGCGTTTCTACCATTGAACCAATGAAAAAGAGATCACTCACAGGGATTGCTGCACAATGCAATATTCAACTGGGTAAAAAAAAGCTGGAACAGTTTACTGGTGTAAATATTATGTCGGCCCAGTTTATCGAAGTAGAAGACTTATTTATCAAACAAGAATTGGCCGATGAAGAAGCAAATGAAGAATCCTCCACTTCATTTGGAGAACATGGAACGAGGGTTGAAAATTGGATACAGCAGGGATACAGCAATTTTAGGATTGAACAGGCTTCATCATACAACGGAACTTACAAACAGAGTGTAAACAAATCTCGTTCTACAGGATATgacgattttcaaatatacagagtacaacagcaaaagaaaaatactgcCAAATCTTTATCCGAAATGAGTGAAAAACCTTTATTCACACGAGAAATGTTGGAAATGATAAGTAACTTCAACCCTCACAGTATTTCTAAAGAGTCGATGTTCAGTATAGATGAAATACGTGAGTATATCTCTTGGTGTCCAATGTCATTTGTGGATAATCAAGACGCGTCAATGGCGGATCTCTTTTGGAAACAGGTTGAACTGGAGAATAATGTTTCGTGCCTGAGGCTAACAAGTAATGAAGTTACGAGTAGCGATAGTCTGGATTGCAGGGCGTGCGGATTCCAGTTGAAATTTGGCGTATCATACTGCAATACCTGTCTTCTGCAAGTTGAAAATACGATGAGAAATTGTAATATTTGCCACCTGATTTGCAATCGCGGGGATGTTTTTTACAAACACTTTATATGGGAGCATACACCGCTGTTGCATGAAATAAACCAAGTTCCTCCATCTCCAGCCATTGATAATATACAGAAGTTATTGAATACACTAGTTAAAAACAATCTGTTTCGATGCAGGCTATGTGCTTTTTCGACAAATAGAATACAGGTGTTTGACGTTCATTTAATTGATTATCATACTTTAAAACAGACTGTATTTCCACAACTACCAGAAGTATCTGAACCTGAAAACGTGTTCATCTTTCGAGACGAAGTCACAAACACCTGCTGTCACAAATGTAAGGAATGCGATTTCATGTGTAACAGAAGGGAATTCATGGTTCAACATATTCTTGATGGACATATTATTGGGGAGGATGAATCTTATGAGGATTGGTTCTTCAGGATTAGCAATTATGAAGAAAGGATGATTAATCAGAAACCTAGGAGAGATGCggcagatttgaaaatttattctggTCTCTGCGATGtgtgtggaaaatttttcaataacgtGTTACATCACATAGAACGGCATCGTCTAAATTTCAAACagaacaatattcaagatcGAGACAACACTGTATTAAATACTGTAAAAGAATCAACCTCATTTACTAATGGTGTACTTACATACT